A genomic window from Aricia agestis chromosome 8, ilAriAges1.1, whole genome shotgun sequence includes:
- the LOC121729467 gene encoding uncharacterized protein LOC121729467, with amino-acid sequence MVASKRLFSEISGSDTEDVGASNNLLKVQAAKRGKTRGSLSRLSAARQELRERAEEARAAEFVAALEKKAQKKESKASNSTPPGPLDIDVEAMGPEDLLGAAESNLEEILSIAAKSSNLKGGYVNKIRRATSSVRCIIDALASRTVAEETRRLTADNGRLRRELANLREEVRAYKRDFEESRASAAKERSSPMSNEQLGILEKSIAKLVGNLVDGRLAGIEARLPPPAVIRPPLAADKKREALEKRAAAEKSPAPETAAVRDTSPVLMSPAVRRQREDFPALPVRPEVRPAPVQPKKSRSNGKGKGKGTERPESVNPGPSTSGSAPPEGLADSLATTAERPVETSAVLAAVPVVESADPLGGWTEVVRRKTSAKKAAPKQPAQVAAKKPRVQMPRSTAVLIKLKADAADKGATYSSALLKAEGAIKLEELGLGPLRIRQSATGARLIEIPGSTSHEKADLLAARLSEVLAEEADISRPVKCSNFKLTGLSDAATVESVKSAVAGVGGCSPAQVWVGNIERGLVGTGFARMSCPVTAAKKLVELGSFAVGWSRVVVHLVDARPSHCFRCLGLGHFAAMCPPKMKDRSGLCYRCGSPGHTMSGCSVARPRCAVCSDAGRPADHVMGGKTCNPPVTRGKVPSSGRGQAAPEADMSE; translated from the coding sequence ATGGTCGCTAGTAAGCGTCTTTTCTCCGAGATCTCCGGTTCCGACACGGAGGACGTTGGTGCTTCCAACAACCTTTTGAAGGTGCAGGCGGCCAAGCGCGGAAAGACGCGCGGCTCGTTGAGCAGACTTTCGGCAGCTCGTCAGGAGCTGCGAGAGAGAGCAGAGGAGGCTAGAGCGGCGGAATTCGTTGCCGCCCTAGAGAAGAAGGCACAGAAAAAGGAGTCCAAGGCGAGTAATTCCACTCCGCCTGGACCCCTCGATATAGATGTGGAGGCGATGGGTCCGGAGGACCTGCTTGGCGCTGCTGAGAGCAATCTCGAAGAAATCCTCAGCATCGCGGCCAAGTCCTCCAACTTGAAAGGGGGGTACGTCAACAAGATCCGGCGTGCCACATCTTCGGTGAGGTGTATCATTGACGCGCTTGCTTCGCGTACTGTAGCGGAAGAAACCCGGCGTCTCACCGCAGATAATGGTAGGCTACGTCGGGAGTTGGCAAACCTCCGCGAAGAAGTCCGCGCGTATAAGCGGGACTTCGAGGAGAGTCGTGCATCGGCGGCGAAGGAGAGGTCTTCTCCAATGTCCAACGAACAGTTGGGCATTTTGGAGAAGAGCATCGCCAAATTGGTGGGCAATTTGGTCGATGGGAGGTTGGCGGGGATAGAGGCACGACTGCCGCCCCCCGCTGTGATCCGCCCACCGTTGGCGGCCGATAAGAAGCGGGAGGCTCTTGAAAAGAGAGCTGCCGCCGAGAAGAGTCCGGCACCGGAGACTGCCGCAGTTCGCGACACATCTCCGGTGCTGATGTCGCCGGCAGTTCGCCGCCAACGGGAGGATTTCCCGGCGCTCCCAGTTCGCCCTGAGGTGCGCCCAGCTCCAGTTCAGCCCAAAAAGAGCAGGAGCAATGGTAAAGGAAAGGGAAAGGGGACTGAACGGCCAGAATCGGTCAACCCTGGCCCCTCCACATCTGGGAGTGCACCGCCTGAGGGGCTGGCGGATTCTTTGGCGACGACGGCCGAGAGACCGGTGGAGACTTCGGCGGTATTGGCTGCTGTTCCAGTGGTCGAATCTGCGGATCCATTGGGCGGGTGGACAGAGGTCGTCCGCAGGAAGACCTCTGCGAAGAAGGCGGCGCCGAAACAGCCGGCACAGGTGGCGGCTAAGAAGCCGAGGGTACAGATGCCTCGGTCCACGGCCGTCCTCATCAAATTAAAGGCGGACGCGGCGGACAAGGGCGCGACATACAGCTCGGCGTTGTTGAAGGCGGAGGGCGCCATTAAGTTGGAAGAGTTGGGGCTCGGCCCCCTCCGCATCAGGCAGTCGGCCACTGGAGCCAGGTTAATAGAAATACCTGGCTCTACTAGCCATGAAAAGGCGGATTTGTTGGCGGCCAGACTGTCCGAAGTTCTCGCGGAGGAGGCCGATATTTCAAGGCCCGTGAAGTGCTCAAATTTTAAGCTCACGGGCCTTTCTGACGCTGCGACTGTAGAGTCCGTCAAATCTGCAGTCGCAGGGGTGGGTGGATGCTCCCCCGCCCAGGTATGGGTGGGAAATATTGAAAGGGGGCTAGTCGGGACGGGTTTTGCTCGCATGAGCTGCCCAGTAACGGCTGCAAAAAAATTGGTGGAACTGGGCAGTTTCGCGGTCGGATGGAGCAGAGTGGTGGTGCATCTCGTGGACGCGCGGCCAAGTCACTGCTTCCGATGTCTGGGATTGGGGCACTTTGCTGCCATGTGCCCCCCAAAAATGAAGGATCGCAGTGGCTTATGCTACCGTTGTGGCTCACCTGGACACACTATGTCTGGGTGCAGTGTGGCGCGCCCAAGATGCGCAGTCTGCTCCGATGCTGGCAGACCTGCGGACCACGTTATGGGGGGTAAAACATGTAACCCCCCAGTAACCCGGGGAAAAGTTCCCTCCTCTGGGAGGGGACAGGCGGCGCCGGAAGCTGATATGTCTGAATAA